Below is a window of Neodiprion virginianus isolate iyNeoVirg1 chromosome 4, iyNeoVirg1.1, whole genome shotgun sequence DNA.
AATTCTGAAAACCCTTCAAATAACACCTCTACCTGTCCATTAACAAAGTTACTTAATCAACTCAAGTCATgataaaaattagaataacAAATTCATATGTGTAAAATAATCGTGAAATGTGTAGTAAGtttttaatatacatatttaaaaatatttatacacaaataataaatacaagactttttaatttttttctatttgttaCGACCCTTATATTAATTTAGCAACATGTCCGTTCAAATCTTGAACAATTTGTTTTGCCAGAGATTCTTCTTGACAAAGAAAATGCCAAACcattaattaataattgcgTCTCCGGAATTTGGTTTAGTTTCATAGTTTGACCGACAGTTTATGTGACTAGCAGATAGGAAACTCATCTTGCGGGGCAGGAAACAATTTGTAATATAAACGTTAAACTTATATAATAGTTATAACTTCATTGTCCCTGTGATTCTTTGTATGATTCAATGTATTTCTGATTCATCATGTACAGAGCTATAAGAATCCGAATTACCTACTATTTTGTCGACTTTAAGCATACCAATACTGGTCTCGATATTGTGTACAAGTTGTTAAATACAAGATACATAATTGACGTTAATCACAGTTAATGGAAGGATTACAGCAATcgttattgttactattaaTGATGCTACtgttgctattattttcacaatcaTCGTGAgtatcatattttttatattttcctatcaagtaaaaattttcttcatttttctgtcATGATAGTTGCGTAAACAGTTATGCGTGTATAAAGTCAAAgtatttgtttgaaattaacGTCACTGTAACGACGCCGTTGGATTACTCTTGTATAAACGTATACcgatgtattaaaaaaataatttgatataaAGTGATCTACTGACTTGAATTTCAATGTGCAAGAATATGCGCCTTACAATGATTACCCAAGGTTTCCCTGTATTGCTGTTGTAGTTattattgtatgaaaaatacaatGTTGTAGATAGCAATTCAATCAAATTCAACAAACCCAGCTGCAATGGGAACAGTCAGCTAAGTTTTCCGTTTTCcactttttctctcctttGTTTATGGCAAAACGCGCCGGACTAAGTCATTTATCATCGTAAAATTCGTTTAACATTTCATTCAGCACGGAGTCGTTTCTTTAATTGCTTTGATACTTCTCTATGGCTGTTGCCGGAAATTATCTGGAGGAAATTATTGAAAGATGTGAGAAAATCATTCAATAAGTACGAATAACAAGTTCCGTTCTTATGTAAAAagattcatttcatttatattataatggatacaattaaattattcgaataaaataaggaTAACTGTATGAATTGAATGtgcaatttataatttattagtaAACTATAAGTGACTGTAGATCACTCAGCTGTCATGTCCACACTGAGGCAATCTTCACCCATATTGCTTGGCGATGTCTCCAGTTCTCCGACTTCATTGGACTCACTGAAAAACGATACAACTACCAGTAATTACTACTCTGCATCGAATTGGAAGGACTTAATTGTAACTACAGCCTTAAATTCAAGTTCGGTCAAGATAAAAGTATTTTAGAAGAGATTTTTAAtacaaggaaatttttttttaaaagttttaattttacacaagTCAAGttaactaataataatatttaatctataaaaattcttatatattttataattattaactcacatattaattaaaataaatataactaACCATCAAGAAAATGTCATCTAATTATACTTCATGTTATTAAATTAAGATCATTTATGCAAGGGATTAGCATTTATTAAATGAAGTAGTGTCGTGTGGATGTATATATTCTGGTATAAAGTAAAACAAGTTTCACCTGTCCAGTGAAGGATCATTGCTGAACATTTCTGTGGGTACTGTGGGCGGTGCCTTTTCTGGAACAAGTTCGAGGTATGTCTGGCGTGATTCTAAGTGCCGTTCTACTTCTTCTGGTGTCATATGACCGTCGGACATCAAAGATATGGGTAGCATATTATTGGATGAATGCACCTTCacatggaagaaaaaattttgaattttaacaaGAATACTGCTTATGATCCATCAATAAAAATGTACACATATAGGTTTTCTTTTAATactgttattaattattttattatttcagtgGACCTAAGAGACTCACATTGAGTGACGAAAAATAGACACctttgaaagaagaaaaatacttaCTGCAGGTGTATTCTGTGCCTTGGGTGGTTTGGGAACtggtttcttctttttactaGTACTGAGAGGTTTCATGGGTGCTGATTGATGATGAACCGAATGGTTGTTAACGTTggcctcaattttttttctgaaattcaatcacaaataattttttttgttcaactgCCATAAGTGACAAGTAAGGATGGAAAATTTCAGGACACCTTTTGGAAGTATCAAGTCTAGAGACTTCGTCATCGGATGATTCAGTTTCATCACTTTCGGTAAAAGAAGCGTCAACTTTTTCATACTGTAGTAATCGATCGAGTAAAAAACTCTTGTCTCTGTTCACTTTTAGTAATTTCCTTTGCGTCGATCTCAGAGCTTCTTGAAAACATTCATTTTCCTAGTAATAAACCAATCAATTAGTCAATCatgatattaaatttatattttggaTATCAGTAGCCAATCATTCACTTACGTAAATGAGAAACTTCAGTTTACGTTTTAGGCTTCTGTACTGTGCCTTGTAATTCGGAGCCTCTTCCTCTGGACTGTCTTCGTCGTCATCCTCTGCATCTGCGTTGTTGTTTGCGATGGACCGGCAATACCATCCTTCCAACATTGATCATCTGTAACTACGGTAATAAATCGAAGTTGAACGGTACAGATatctttgaaatattacaaatttgtGAGGAAAACAGGGGATTCTCTTTCACCTTCTTATTGGAATGATCGAGGTTAATTTTACTCCGTTAAACATAATTGCATTATACATTCGATTATTAACAAATATGACGTCTGTTAGAGAAGTGCAAAGGCTTATTAGACTAATACTGTATTAATTCAGCTCACCTGAAACACCAGAGATATTTTCTGgacgttgcaaaaatttgcGGCGATTGATTATTATGAAGGTAAATAAGATATTTGTGACTGGCTTCCATTCCAGGATTTGTTATCGATTCTTCCAGTATTTCAATACTCGTTGCAAATCGACCGGAAAccggaaaatatttaaaactgaCAGTAGTTCACTCTCCACACCGCATGACAATATTCTGTTGGGTTGATCAATCTACCTCCACTGCATTCTCTGTGATTTTCTCCCATGTCGATGTCTGCTATTATTTTGGCGCGAAATATTATAACCGTAATCGTTGCCGTGATGAGCGAACGATGACCGCAAATTCAGGGCTCTAAACGTCTGAAACAAATTACAACGAATATTTGgtgaattatgaaaaataggCTGTTAAATATCGATACGTAGCTGGAGTAAGTTAATACTTATATTTTCCCACATGAAGTTTCGTAATAAATCTGGAAACGAATTTTCTAAATGTTAAAAGTATTTACTGTTGGACTTTGAAGCTGtttaccaaaaattttatataaaatctGTTATAATAATGTTACAGCAATAGAATGACGACTACAGAAACACCAGTAAACGTTCATAGTGATTTTCAATCAATGGGTGATGATGACTCTAGCTCAGGAGATGATGTTGTACAGCGGAAAGGTAGAAGTAAACTCTTACTTTCCGACAGCGAAGGAGATGAAGGTGATACTGCTTCTGCAGAACTGAAAATGGTTGACGGAAGTGTTGCTGGTCGCAAGGAAACAACAGGTTTAGAAAAGTGTGAAGTGTCGGATGTTGAACATATGGGCTGTGGAGATACTAAGAGGTCAGAAGATGTATGTGACGGCGAACAAAAAAGTAGCGATATACccaaaaaatcgaaagaagAGGTAGACGTTActacaaatttttccaaaacgaTATCACAGAGCAATGAAAATGTCGGAAATAAAGACAAGCCTGGGAATCCAACTAGGCTTTCACATATACTAGACAGTGATTCTGAAGATGAAGATTTCAATTCACTGTTTATAAAAAAGGTAGCCAGTAAGATCCAGAACTCTTCTCAGCAAACTATTAATTCCGATGACTTTTCCCAAACAATTGGTGGTCAAAAAAGTGCAAATGGTAATAAACTGAAAAGAGTTATAACAAGTGATTCAGAAGACGAGAATGTCGGTGATGATAGAGAACCTCCAAGCATTACCAATGTGgctgataaaattaaaaataataaaaatattttggtaaGTATTAGATTCTTCGTTCTTTTATTATGTCTGGAAAACTGATCAGTTACATAGTCTAGTGGTCGGCATTTTTTCAAGGACATCGATAGAGATCGTttataagtgaaaaataatgtatcACATAGTGCTACAATAATAGTAGTAATCTGTTACTGCCtatgttttttgaaaattcttgtgAAATGTCtcaaaacatttttaatcAACTGTCAACAGAAACCAGGTAAAATTAGCGCACTAATTGATACGGATTCTGAAGATGATATTCCAACCAGGCGTGAATTTGAAGCAtcattaaatgaaaatgaccATTCCACGACATCGACTAATCTTACAAGCAAAAAAGGAAAGTCGGAGAAGAAACGAAGTGTatgtaaaatttctataactatATGTAATTTTCCTGTTCTGATTAAGTAATTATGTTGCTAATAATTAGACCAATAATTTGGTACGTACAATTTTAGGGATCGATTAGAGCAGCGAAGGAAGAAGCGATGCGTGAGATACATAGTGAAACGCAGAGAATGCTAAGAGAAAGCCAGGTTTATCTACCTTATCATAGACCCAGACAACGCACGCTACAAGAATttttgaacagaaaaaaaagtttgccaaaACTACCTGCAACACTGGCTGCTGCAGCTAAAGTTAGAATGTCTGGCGAGCTTGTGGGGTGAGAATCTAAGTTCTTTCTTATTCTTGGAACGGAAATATTTAATGAGCTATGCATGCTGTGTTCGGACATAAATTGAATTGGGATAATATTTGTCGGCAGGAAAGTTTtggaggagaaggagaaagaagCAAAACTCTTTTACAAATCATCGTCAGAGTCGGATAGCGAAGACCCTGGTTCCGCTGCCACCAACACTCAGCTACAAGCAAAGATTGTTAATAGTGATGTGAAAACGATTCCTATCAAAGACACTCAGAAAGTCACAACTAATGACCTCCAAAATTGccagaataaaaaagaaattcttaaACAAGGAGACAAGAACATTGGTGTGCCAAGGAAATTGTTTAGTTCTGAGAATGAATCGAAGGTCGTTGATTGTCCCTCGCCTATTGAAGATGATgattttgaagaaacgacaAGTGTAATTACACACCCTAATCAACGACGTAAAGAATTTAAACATGGTCTAAACAGTGTTAGCATAccaagaaaattatttgaattagaATGTGAAGAGCCAACAGATGCTGATATTATAACAACCAAGGAAAGTCAGGAGGATATTAATACCGCTGACAAAGTTCAGGAAAATTTCGAGGATTGCAGTAAGCaattaacaaatttaattGAGTCAGATCCACTGGTAGAGAGTCAAAAGGCTGATCAACTTGTGAATAATCAAACCACCAGGACAAACGAACCAACCGAAGAtgaggaaaattttgaacttaAAATGTCGGAAGATCCTTATGAACTGGCGGATGATATGACAGATCTGCAAAGCAATAAAGTTACGGacgttgttgaaaataaatttgaatctaTAATAGACACGCCgttcataaataataacgagGTTTTTGAATTAAACGACAAAAGGAAAACAGAATTTGAGATACGTcacgctaataaaattttggcagAGAATAACAAAACTAAATCTAATAAACTTCACTTGAGTTCAGTAGAGTCTTTTCAGTTATCATCAATTGGAAGCAAGTCGCAGTGCAGTAAAGAAGATCGCGAAGGTGAAGATGAACCAACAGGTCATGTTTATGGATTACCAGTACCAGAATTTGACATCGAAAAACCCAGAGTAATGAAAACTCTAATTCTACCTAGCATAATGAAATTAACTCCGAAACTTCAAGGATCGCCAGGTATGATGGTTGAACTGTCGTCTCCGAAAGCTGGTCTTGAAGAATTGAGGAAAAGATTTATAAAACACTCCATTAAAAAAACGCCCAATTCTAGTTCAGAAGTTACTGTAATGCACACAGAAGAGACCGCAAGCGGTCTGAAAGTTATAAATGAAGTTCTGCCATATAATGCACCAAGTAATGAGAAAAACGATGTTTCGGAGTTGAGCAAACCTGGCACAAAATTCGTACGCTTGAAGAAAGAGTTGCAACATCAGATGGCGGTACAACGCACCAATGAATGGAAACAAAAAgaattagaaattgaaaactcaaAGAACGATAACGTTTACGACGATGAGTTGTCTGATTGTGAAATGGCAGATGATCCTAACAAAGATGATGACCTGAGCGATACTGAAATAAGTGAACCTGAGGAAGATGATGTACCCATCACAGATAGAAAAACTTACAAGAGTTCTTTTTTGGATGGggaggctgaagttagtggagaagaattagaagaaaacCAAGAAGAAGAGTTCAGCGAAGTGGATAATACTGAGGACACGGACAGCAATAAAAGTATTAATGATAATGAAGATATATGTGAAGAAGATGAGGAGAGTGAAAACGAAGATAGTCAAAGCAATAGTCAAAGCAATAAGTTTAGCAGATTAAAACGCATAATGAAAGCTTTCGAAGATGATGATTCGAATGATTCTGAAGCAGAGGGTACTGGAACTGGTCTaaataaagaggaaaaaaatagtatcAGGAGAACGAAAACAGATGTTGATATATTTGCAACTGACAACAATAGCCAAGATGATTCAATGAGTAGTACAGAGGGTGATTTACCCGTGTATCAACGATCAGATGAAAGAAGTCAGTCCTGTGCAACACCGTCAATGACAAATAATTCACTTAGTATGATTTCACCGATAACGCAATTGACAGCTTTGAACACAGGCTCAGAATTGACTAGTATAGATTTTAGATCGGTCCATAATTCTTCGCAATCAATGGAGCCTTTAGGTGTGGGAGATACCCCAGTAGAAGAAAAACATTATCATACCTACAGTCCGGAGAAACGCGagaagttgcaaaaaaaattgttcgtcGATAACAAGGGATCACCAAACGAAACCGAATTAATGAGTTTATGCTCTGGTCCATTTTTCAACCCAAGTGATAACAATGAATTGGATAAACTGATTCATACGTCAAGAAAAACAAGCGTATCTGATGCAGAATTACTGGATTTATGCTCAGGGACCTTTGCAACTCAACCTgtcaatattgaaaaacttgaagcTTTGCAAACTGAGGAACAGGTGATcgaaaaggaaaatgaaacaagtgatatgaaatttttaagttATAGTGCAAAGAAAACGTTACAGCAACCTCGTTCATATTCGAATCAACTTAAGATAGTATTTTCATCCGATGACGAGGATGACACTGTtaatttgcaattaaaaaatagCAAGTTAAGAAAATcaaggaaaaaagtaaaaacattGAAACTATCCGATGATGAGGAGGAAGATGACTGCGAAATTGCgttaaatttcaatgaaaaacaaGATGATGACGAAAATTTAGTTGACTATGATTCTGAAGAAAATGAGATAATAGTACAAAAgaaggatataaaaaaaactgcagcTGGTTTCCTTGATGGGGAGGCAGAACTATCTGAGAGTGAATGGGGATCTTCCgatgaagatgaaaaagatTTGGATAAACTTGATATGGAAGAGGGAGATTTAGAAGACATTGACCAAGATCAAGTTAAAAAACAATTGGAAAAGATGCATATGAAACAAGTATTGGATGAAGACCAGAGAGAAGTTAGACTGTTGCAGGAAATTTTGTTAGAAGACGGTGAACTGCATTCGGATGGTGCCAGTCGCCAGCGAAAATTTAAGTGGAAAAATATCGGTAAGCTATTTTAGAGTTATTCTGTTCTGTTCAATTCTGTGATACGGAATCTTTGTAacccaataaaaaaaaaccattctGAAGGTATATTAAACACATCATATTAACATGTACGATTGACATCTTTCATTTAGATAAATTGGAagatgataatgaaaaaacgttGCAGAATATAGATGAAAAAGATGATGCTTTAGAAGATCCTACTGAAGTAGAAAGTGAATTAGAATGGCGCAAACAGAGACTGGAACGTGAGCAATTCTTAAAAGAGCATaaggtataaaattacaaaaatttatcacatttcCACTGAACTTATTCAATATCAATAAAGATTTTCCAATATCAAGTTATCTCTGAATTGTAGATAAATGCAGCTGAGAAATTGGAAGAGGAAATGGATGATAATCAGTTATTCGAACTTGGCCTGAGAGCCTTAAAGAGAAACAAATGTAACAAGactttgaacaaaaatacatCAATTGATGGTGAAAAAACGGATTTACCCGTTCCGCGTAATACTGTTGCAGATTTATTTGCCAAGCCAGGTTCTGGAACAAAAACGTCTGCAATACAAGTGAGTACAATGATGTTCCTACTGATAGTAGGTAAGATATCCGAGTTTAACATCGTTCTgtattctttcattttttctagACCGCCATTCATCGAGGCTCGTTCTTAGCCAGGGGAGAAGAATCCTTGGCTAGGCTTTCTTTAATAACTAAGCAGAATAATGACCAAACCACCATTAGAACAAAGAATCCaagaaattttgtattcgCTCATCTCAGTCCCGCCGTCGAAGTCTCGGCTGAAGACGATACGGAGTCATACTCccaagaaaataataacacTGCAGCTGCAAAGGTGACAACCATTTAAAATGCGTACTTTCACAATTATATAATTTCAGCATACACGCATTCGTTCTGAGCACCTCGTTCTGAGCTTATAAGTGAATCtctgatattttgaattcgtCGGATATCAGGGcgtttaaaaatcattgtcTTCAATTCGGAATATCGTTATAATGGTTAATTTTTCAGTCACGAAAACGGAAACCGGCATTCAACATGACGCGGCTTGCCTCGAAGAAATCAAGGAAGGAATCTGATAAAAATGGTAGAAGTAAGCTATTCGATTAAAATGTCAAACATgtaggaatatttttttaccttgcATAAATGATAGTGGTAACgatgtaaatataatatagtCAATTGCAAATGCCCATAGTGTATTTGTACCTGTATCAGTGCCAATCAGTCACGAAAACCGGCAACCCTTAAAACATCGACGTGATGCATGTTGCCTATCCAGAGCTTGAGAGGCGGgatcttttttaaatttccgaaaatttttgaatgactacaaattataataaaaatattttcagaaggACTTACCgcatttttgtttgaaatctTGTAAACGTGGTTTTGTGTGAAATTTATCATATCGCTTCCGCTTCCTGCAATGCCATAATGGTGTATTGTGCTGATATTACACACCATACTCGTATGTATGCGTATTATAACGTTGCACCTGCCACAGCAACCAATGTTTGGTACATGGGGGCCCCCGGTATATCAAAGCGTGTAAGACATCTATTAGCGTCGTCATCCCGTACGAATAAAGTATTAATTAGGTAGttttgttatcattattgttcTAGTATCATGCACGACTAGAGCATCGTAACGGCTCTTGCTTAAATCTCAAAATTTGCAATGATGCAAACACGCTCTGCAGTTTATAAAATGATAAAGGAGACTGCTCACGAAGAAAGACAggtaatatatgtaaataaagcGTTTATTATTTGTACCAGTGATATAGTATAGGCCTATAGATTAAATCCCAGTATCAAGTCGtagatttaatattttatacatatatattaaacgagtaaataaataaatattatattatatataactCTATATTTACGCTAATATatgtcgttaatttttttttttttatatgcaCATAAGTACACCTTAAGAGATTTTGAAcgcaaaaaatacaaactaTATCTACGTACACAGGTATCTAAGTGGCAGCCACCATTCTCATCAGACGCAACTCCATACATGGAAAGAGATTTCGATACTCGGGTCCGTAAGACATGTACAGCTGAACGCCCGTTATTGATACCGAAGATATCAAAAGTTATCGTCCTCGGAGATGTGGCTGTCGGCAAGACCTCTTTGGTTAATAGGTATGTACTATAACGCTACGAGgttttttctaattataattttataacgatgaatttaattattcatttattaccGCACCGATTTCTTACAGATTCTGTCACAAACTCTTCGACAATAATTACAAAGCAACCATTGGCGTGGACTTTGAAGTAGAACGTTTCGACGTCTTGGGGGTTCCGTACAATTTACAAATGTTAGCAttatcaaaaattcttttgtttcttataCCCCATAGTGTATTTCCACTTGCATACTTATTTGCTATTAGTAAATGAATTCGTCTTTAGATGGGATACAGCAGGTCAGGAAAGGTTCAAGTGCATCGCGGCATCATATTACAGAAGCGCGAATGGtttgtaaatatgtatttataatgacgAAGAATAggtatttttttccatttatgtATATCATATAAGTTTATCTAATCTTTTCAGTAATCGTGGTTGTCTTCGATTTGGGAAGCTTGATGTCGTTGTCCCATTGCCGACAGTGGCTCGACGAAGCACAGCGATGTAACAACGATACGAGCCAAATTTTCTTGGTTGGCACCAAAAGAGATCTATTGGTAATTAACACgctataaaaataaatcataaacTCTTACCCCTATGTACAAATGCATAATGCTATATATTTGAGGTATTCCACATTAAATGCGCCAACCTTCGACCCCAAGTATTTTTGATTTGACGTATTTTTTGTCATTGTTCATCCAACAGTGACTGGATCTGTAACAAAGTTTTTCAGGATTTCTTCATACGTTTAATTCTTACCGATTTATAAATTGTCGCATTATGAAAGTAGTTTTGGGCTCAAAGGTTGGCTCGTTTAACGTACAATCCTGCATTTGAGATTCATGTATTGACTATGACGAATGTATTTATCATATGTGGACAGTCAAACCCTGTTTACGAAGTGATTGAAAGACGCGCATTTGCGGTGGCGCGGACATTGCACGCAGAATTTTGGGCCGTCTCAGCTAGAACTGGTGACGGTGTTTACGAGCTTTTTTTGCGTATAGCTGCCTTATCGTTTAATGCCCTGCTTCTGCAGGAATTGCAGAGTGTTCGAATGGTATCCACCGCGGGCTCCGACATTGTCTGTGAGTACGTTGGTCAAAACGATTTGTGGCGACATATGACATCATTTTCAATACATGCC
It encodes the following:
- the LOC124302980 gene encoding INO80 complex subunit E isoform X1, producing MLEGWYCRSIANNNADAEDDDEDSPEEEAPNYKAQYRSLKRKLKFLIYENECFQEALRSTQRKLLKVNRDKSFLLDRLLQYEKVDASFTESDETESSDDEVSRLDTSKRKKIEANVNNHSVHHQSAPMKPLSTSKKKKPVPKPPKAQNTPAVHSSNNMLPISLMSDGHMTPEEVERHLESRQTYLELVPEKAPPTVPTEMFSNDPSLDSESNEVGELETSPSNMGEDCLSVDMTAE
- the LOC124302980 gene encoding INO80 complex subunit E isoform X2, which codes for MLEGWYCRSIANNNADAEDDDEDSPEEEAPNYKAQYRSLKRKLKFLIYENECFQEALRSTQRKLLKVNRDKSFLLDRLLQYEKVDASFTESDETESSDDEVSRLDTSKRKKIEANVNNHSVHHQSAPMKPLSTSKKKKPVPKPPKAQNTPAVHSSNNMLPISLMSDGHMTPEEVERHLESRQTYLELVPEKAPPTVPTEMFSNDPSLDSCIVFQ
- the LOC124302983 gene encoding claspin, with the translated sequence MTTTETPVNVHSDFQSMGDDDSSSGDDVVQRKGRSKLLLSDSEGDEGDTASAELKMVDGSVAGRKETTGLEKCEVSDVEHMGCGDTKRSEDVCDGEQKSSDIPKKSKEEVDVTTNFSKTISQSNENVGNKDKPGNPTRLSHILDSDSEDEDFNSLFIKKVASKIQNSSQQTINSDDFSQTIGGQKSANGNKLKRVITSDSEDENVGDDREPPSITNVADKIKNNKNILKPGKISALIDTDSEDDIPTRREFEASLNENDHSTTSTNLTSKKGKSEKKRSGSIRAAKEEAMREIHSETQRMLRESQVYLPYHRPRQRTLQEFLNRKKSLPKLPATLAAAAKVRMSGELVGKVLEEKEKEAKLFYKSSSESDSEDPGSAATNTQLQAKIVNSDVKTIPIKDTQKVTTNDLQNCQNKKEILKQGDKNIGVPRKLFSSENESKVVDCPSPIEDDDFEETTSVITHPNQRRKEFKHGLNSVSIPRKLFELECEEPTDADIITTKESQEDINTADKVQENFEDCSKQLTNLIESDPLVESQKADQLVNNQTTRTNEPTEDEENFELKMSEDPYELADDMTDLQSNKVTDVVENKFESIIDTPFINNNEVFELNDKRKTEFEIRHANKILAENNKTKSNKLHLSSVESFQLSSIGSKSQCSKEDREGEDEPTGHVYGLPVPEFDIEKPRVMKTLILPSIMKLTPKLQGSPGMMVELSSPKAGLEELRKRFIKHSIKKTPNSSSEVTVMHTEETASGLKVINEVLPYNAPSNEKNDVSELSKPGTKFVRLKKELQHQMAVQRTNEWKQKELEIENSKNDNVYDDELSDCEMADDPNKDDDLSDTEISEPEEDDVPITDRKTYKSSFLDGEAEVSGEELEENQEEEFSEVDNTEDTDSNKSINDNEDICEEDEESENEDSQSNSQSNKFSRLKRIMKAFEDDDSNDSEAEGTGTGLNKEEKNSIRRTKTDVDIFATDNNSQDDSMSSTEGDLPVYQRSDERSQSCATPSMTNNSLSMISPITQLTALNTGSELTSIDFRSVHNSSQSMEPLGVGDTPVEEKHYHTYSPEKREKLQKKLFVDNKGSPNETELMSLCSGPFFNPSDNNELDKLIHTSRKTSVSDAELLDLCSGTFATQPVNIEKLEALQTEEQVIEKENETSDMKFLSYSAKKTLQQPRSYSNQLKIVFSSDDEDDTVNLQLKNSKLRKSRKKVKTLKLSDDEEEDDCEIALNFNEKQDDDENLVDYDSEENEIIVQKKDIKKTAAGFLDGEAELSESEWGSSDEDEKDLDKLDMEEGDLEDIDQDQVKKQLEKMHMKQVLDEDQREVRLLQEILLEDGELHSDGASRQRKFKWKNIDKLEDDNEKTLQNIDEKDDALEDPTEVESELEWRKQRLEREQFLKEHKINAAEKLEEEMDDNQLFELGLRALKRNKCNKTLNKNTSIDGEKTDLPVPRNTVADLFAKPGSGTKTSAIQTAIHRGSFLARGEESLARLSLITKQNNDQTTIRTKNPRNFVFAHLSPAVEVSAEDDTESYSQENNNTAAAKSRKRKPAFNMTRLASKKSRKESDKNGRSKLFD
- the LOC124302985 gene encoding ras-related protein Rab-34 → MMQTRSAVYKMIKETAHEERQVSKWQPPFSSDATPYMERDFDTRVRKTCTAERPLLIPKISKVIVLGDVAVGKTSLVNRFCHKLFDNNYKATIGVDFEVERFDVLGVPYNLQIWDTAGQERFKCIAASYYRSANVIVVVFDLGSLMSLSHCRQWLDEAQRCNNDTSQIFLVGTKRDLLSNPVYEVIERRAFAVARTLHAEFWAVSARTGDGVYELFLRIAALSFNALLLQELQSVRMVSTAGSDIVSLNSTRKDIPEKMIGPRCSNSCLK